One stretch of Mycolicibacterium fallax DNA includes these proteins:
- a CDS encoding group III truncated hemoglobin, protein MSGLTDIASRDDLYRLLSRFYGRALVDELLEDPFEEVRAMGLEAHLPVMCDFWETLLFGAPSYRGSPLPVHLAVHDRHPLNGAHFVRWLTLWQSTVDEMFAGPVAEATKANGRRIAWNMHRRLTGRDAAELDALVGV, encoded by the coding sequence ATGAGTGGGCTGACTGATATCGCCTCGCGCGATGACCTGTACCGGCTGCTGTCCCGGTTCTACGGCCGGGCGCTGGTCGACGAGTTGTTGGAGGACCCCTTCGAGGAGGTCCGGGCGATGGGCCTGGAGGCGCACCTGCCGGTGATGTGCGACTTCTGGGAGACGCTGCTGTTCGGCGCGCCGTCGTATCGGGGCAGCCCGCTGCCGGTGCACCTGGCCGTTCATGACCGGCATCCGCTGAACGGTGCGCATTTCGTGCGCTGGCTGACGCTGTGGCAGTCCACCGTCGACGAGATGTTCGCCGGGCCGGTCGCCGAGGCCACCAAGGCCAACGGTCGCCGGATCGCCTGGAACATGCACCGACGGCTGACCGGGCGCGATGCGGCCGAGCTGGACGCGCTGGTGGGAGTCTGA
- the fdxA gene encoding ferredoxin: MTYVIAEPCVDVKDKACIEECPVDCIYEGARMLYIHPDECVDCGACEPVCPVEAIFYEDDVPDEWSGYIQFNADFFEELGSPGGASKVGQTDNDPQGVKDLEPKGEA, from the coding sequence GTGACTTATGTGATCGCCGAACCGTGCGTCGACGTCAAGGACAAGGCGTGCATCGAGGAATGCCCGGTCGACTGCATCTACGAGGGTGCCCGGATGCTCTACATCCACCCCGATGAGTGCGTGGACTGCGGTGCCTGCGAGCCGGTCTGCCCCGTCGAGGCGATCTTCTACGAGGATGACGTGCCGGACGAGTGGAGCGGCTACATCCAGTTCAACGCCGACTTCTTCGAGGAGCTCGGCTCCCCGGGTGGCGCGTCGAAGGTCGGCCAGACCGACAACGACCCGCAGGGCGTCAAGGACCTCGAGCCCAAGGGCGAAGCCTGA
- a CDS encoding group III truncated hemoglobin, giving the protein MADRDDVYLLLSTFYGRALVDALLQDPFEDIRAKGLESHLPVMCDFWETMLFRARKYRGSALTVHKPIHTAHPLTSQHFIRWLSLWMETVDELFAGPIAEQAKIIGRRTAWAMHRALVGHDADDLDDFVDREALIIR; this is encoded by the coding sequence CTGGCCGACCGCGACGACGTTTACCTGCTGCTGTCGACGTTCTATGGCCGCGCGCTGGTCGACGCGCTGCTGCAGGATCCGTTCGAGGACATCCGAGCCAAGGGGCTGGAGTCGCATCTGCCGGTGATGTGCGACTTCTGGGAGACCATGCTGTTCCGGGCCCGCAAGTACCGGGGCAGTGCGCTCACCGTGCACAAGCCGATTCACACGGCGCACCCGCTGACCAGCCAACACTTCATCCGGTGGCTGTCGCTGTGGATGGAAACCGTCGACGAGCTGTTCGCCGGGCCGATTGCCGAGCAGGCCAAGATCATCGGCCGCCGTACCGCCTGGGCGATGCACCGCGCGCTGGTGGGGCACGACGCCGACGACCTGGACGATTTCGTGGACCGCGAGGCGCTGATTATTCGGTAG
- the dapC gene encoding succinyldiaminopimelate transaminase, with amino-acid sequence MSARLPVFPWDTLAEATATAWAHPDGIVDLSVGTPVDPVAPLIQQALAGAGFEPGYPTTAGTAALRAAIVGSLARRYGITGLPEDAVLPVIGTKELIAWLPTLLGLGAADLVVVPELAYPTYDVGARLAGTRVLAADSLTQIGPQRPALLYLNSPANPTGRVLGIDHLRKVVGWARERGVIVASDECYLGLAWDAEPLSVLHPSVCDGDHTGLLAIHSLSKTSSLAGYRAGFVAGDRALVAELLAVRKHAGMIVPTPVQAAMVAALDDDEHEVLQRQRYAARRARLLPAVTAAGFTVDHSEAGLYLWASRDEPCRDTVDWLAARGILAAPGEFYGPRGARHVRMALTATDQRIDAAVARLV; translated from the coding sequence GTGTCGGCCCGGCTTCCGGTGTTCCCGTGGGACACCCTGGCCGAGGCCACCGCGACCGCCTGGGCGCACCCCGACGGCATCGTCGACTTGTCCGTCGGCACCCCGGTGGACCCCGTCGCCCCGCTGATCCAGCAGGCGCTGGCCGGCGCGGGCTTCGAACCCGGCTACCCGACCACCGCGGGCACCGCCGCGCTGCGCGCCGCCATCGTCGGCTCGCTGGCCCGCCGCTACGGCATCACCGGGCTGCCCGAGGACGCCGTGCTGCCGGTGATCGGGACCAAGGAGCTGATCGCCTGGCTGCCGACGCTGCTCGGGCTCGGCGCCGCGGACCTGGTGGTGGTGCCCGAACTGGCCTACCCGACCTACGACGTCGGCGCCCGGCTGGCCGGCACCCGGGTGCTGGCCGCCGACTCGCTGACCCAGATCGGGCCACAACGCCCCGCACTGCTCTACCTGAACTCCCCGGCCAACCCCACCGGCCGGGTGCTCGGCATCGACCACCTGCGCAAGGTCGTCGGCTGGGCCCGGGAGCGCGGGGTGATCGTCGCCTCCGACGAGTGCTACCTGGGCCTGGCCTGGGACGCCGAGCCGCTGTCGGTGTTGCACCCGTCGGTCTGCGACGGCGACCACACCGGGCTGCTGGCGATCCACTCGCTGTCCAAGACGTCCTCGCTGGCCGGCTACCGGGCCGGGTTCGTCGCCGGTGACCGCGCGCTGGTCGCCGAGCTGCTCGCGGTCCGCAAGCACGCCGGGATGATCGTCCCGACGCCGGTGCAGGCCGCCATGGTCGCCGCCCTCGACGACGACGAGCACGAGGTGCTGCAGCGGCAGCGCTACGCCGCGCGCCGGGCCCGGCTGCTGCCCGCGGTGACCGCGGCCGGTTTCACCGTGGACCATTCCGAGGCCGGGCTGTACCTGTGGGCCAGCCGCGACGAGCCGTGCCGCGACACCGTCGACTGGCTGGCCGCCCGCGGGATCCTCGCCGCGCCGGGGGAGTTCTACGGGCCGCGCGGTGCCAGGCACGTGCGGATGGCGCTGACCGCCACCGACCAGCGGATCGACGCGGCGGTCGCCCGGCTGGTCTAG
- a CDS encoding NADPH-dependent 2,4-dienoyl-CoA reductase, with translation MTNPYPKLLSPLDLGFTTLKNRVVMGSMHTGLEDRARDTGRLAAYFAERARGGVGLIITGGYAPNRTGWLLPFAAEMLSSGDARRHRRITAAVHDEGGKILLQVLHAGRYAYHPLSASASALKAPINPFRPRALSSRGVEETIDDFVRCALLAQEAGYDGVEIMGSEGYLLNQFLAPATNRRTDRWGGSARNRRRLPVEIVRRTREAVGADFIVDYRISLADYVENGQSWDEILRLATEVEEAGATLLNSGFGWHEARVPTIVTSVPSGAFVDISSAVAEQVQIPVVASNRINMPEAAEQILADTHVQLISMARPMLSDPDWVNKAAADRAAEINTCIACNQACLDHAFVHKKVSCLLNPRAGHETRLVLAPTRVTRTVAVVGAGPAGLATAVSAAERGHRVTLFDANEHIGGQFDMARRIPGKEEFNETIRYFTTMLAKYDVDVRLGVRVGAEELTGFDEVVLATGVTPRMPAIPGIEHPMVLSYPEAIYGVREVGKRVAVIGAGGIGFDVSELLTTDESPTLNLKEWKAEWGAADPPEARGALTAPLPAPPAREVFLLQRTKGPQGRRLGKTTGWVHRASLKAKGVQQLSEVNYERIDDDGLHISFGEKRQRPRVLAVDNVVICAGQESVRELEDALRSRGVRPHVIGGAAIAAELDAKRAIKQGTELAAQL, from the coding sequence GTGACAAACCCCTATCCGAAGCTGCTGTCGCCGTTGGATCTTGGTTTCACCACGCTGAAAAACCGGGTGGTGATGGGTTCCATGCACACCGGGCTGGAGGACCGCGCCCGCGACACCGGCCGGCTGGCGGCCTACTTCGCCGAGCGGGCCCGCGGCGGGGTCGGGTTGATCATCACCGGCGGGTACGCCCCGAACCGCACCGGTTGGCTGCTGCCGTTCGCCGCGGAGATGCTGTCCTCCGGTGATGCGCGACGGCATCGCCGCATCACCGCGGCCGTGCACGACGAGGGCGGCAAGATTCTGCTGCAGGTGCTGCACGCCGGGCGTTACGCCTATCACCCGCTGTCGGCGAGTGCGTCGGCGCTCAAGGCACCGATCAACCCGTTCCGGCCGCGGGCGCTGTCGAGTCGCGGCGTCGAGGAGACCATCGACGATTTCGTGCGGTGCGCGCTGCTGGCCCAGGAGGCGGGGTACGACGGCGTGGAGATCATGGGCAGCGAGGGGTACCTGCTCAATCAGTTCCTGGCCCCGGCGACCAACCGGCGCACCGATCGCTGGGGCGGTTCGGCGCGCAACCGCCGCCGGCTGCCGGTGGAGATCGTGCGCCGCACCCGCGAGGCGGTCGGAGCGGACTTCATCGTCGACTACCGGATCTCGCTGGCCGACTACGTGGAGAACGGCCAGAGTTGGGACGAAATCCTGCGGCTGGCAACCGAAGTCGAGGAGGCCGGCGCGACGCTGCTGAACTCCGGTTTCGGTTGGCATGAGGCGCGGGTGCCGACGATCGTGACGTCGGTGCCCTCGGGGGCGTTCGTCGACATCTCCAGCGCGGTGGCCGAGCAGGTGCAGATCCCGGTGGTGGCCTCCAACCGGATCAACATGCCCGAGGCGGCCGAGCAGATCCTCGCCGACACGCACGTGCAACTGATCTCGATGGCGCGGCCGATGCTCTCGGACCCGGATTGGGTGAACAAGGCCGCCGCCGATCGGGCCGCCGAGATCAACACCTGCATCGCCTGCAATCAGGCCTGCCTGGATCACGCTTTCGTGCACAAGAAGGTGTCCTGCCTGTTGAATCCGCGGGCCGGGCACGAGACCCGGTTGGTGCTCGCCCCGACCCGCGTCACCCGCACGGTGGCCGTGGTCGGCGCCGGGCCGGCCGGGTTGGCGACCGCGGTCAGCGCAGCCGAGCGCGGGCACCGGGTGACGCTGTTTGATGCCAATGAGCACATCGGCGGGCAGTTCGACATGGCGCGACGGATCCCCGGCAAGGAGGAGTTCAACGAGACGATCCGGTACTTCACCACCATGCTGGCCAAGTACGACGTGGACGTGCGACTGGGCGTTCGGGTGGGGGCCGAGGAGCTGACCGGTTTCGACGAGGTGGTGCTGGCCACCGGGGTGACGCCGCGGATGCCGGCGATTCCCGGGATCGAGCACCCGATGGTGCTCAGCTATCCCGAGGCGATCTACGGGGTGCGCGAGGTGGGCAAGCGGGTGGCGGTGATCGGCGCCGGGGGGATCGGTTTCGATGTCAGTGAGTTGCTGACCACCGACGAGTCGCCGACGTTGAATCTCAAGGAGTGGAAGGCCGAGTGGGGCGCGGCCGACCCGCCCGAGGCTCGCGGCGCGCTGACCGCGCCGCTGCCCGCCCCGCCGGCACGCGAGGTGTTTTTGTTGCAGCGGACCAAGGGACCGCAGGGTCGACGGCTCGGCAAGACGACCGGTTGGGTGCATCGGGCGTCGCTGAAAGCCAAGGGCGTGCAGCAGCTTTCGGAGGTGAACTACGAGCGGATCGACGACGACGGCCTGCACATCAGCTTCGGCGAGAAGCGCCAGCGGCCCCGAGTGCTGGCCGTGGACAACGTGGTGATCTGCGCCGGCCAGGAGTCGGTGCGCGAGCTGGAGGATGCGCTGCGTTCCCGGGGGGTGCGGCCACATGTGATCGGCGGCGCAGCGATCGCCGCCGAGCTGGACGCCAAGCGGGCAATCAAGCAGGGCACCGAGCTGGCGGCCCAGCTCTAG
- a CDS encoding DUF309 domain-containing protein, translating into MPDTPRRDRDDDGRPRNARPRDALGRPLPPGSQGVPQLPEDLNLSPDETLALAQQLLDDGRAFSAHEVFEAAWKSGPDDERSLWQGLAQLAVGITHIQRGNPTGGQSLLRRSAKRLSEAEPRYGIDVTALIGFAGALADDLAAGTEIPAARLRPLLQR; encoded by the coding sequence ATGCCCGACACCCCCCGACGCGACCGCGACGACGACGGCCGGCCCCGCAACGCCCGCCCCCGCGACGCGCTCGGGCGACCGCTGCCGCCGGGCAGCCAGGGCGTCCCGCAGCTGCCCGAGGACCTGAACCTTTCCCCCGACGAAACCCTGGCGCTGGCCCAGCAGTTGCTCGACGACGGCCGCGCGTTCTCCGCGCACGAGGTGTTCGAGGCGGCCTGGAAGAGCGGGCCGGACGACGAGCGCAGCCTGTGGCAGGGCCTGGCGCAGCTGGCCGTCGGGATCACCCACATCCAGCGCGGCAATCCCACCGGCGGCCAGTCGCTGCTGCGGCGCAGCGCGAAACGGCTGAGCGAGGCCGAGCCGCGCTACGGCATCGACGTCACCGCTCTGATCGGGTTCGCCGGCGCGCTGGCCGACGATCTCGCCGCCGGCACCGAGATCCCCGCCGCCCGGCTGCGACCGCTGCTACAGCGCTGA
- a CDS encoding bifunctional FO biosynthesis protein CofGH, whose amino-acid sequence MPLGAAAPSAAVPSAAAMRRVLRRARDGVALNVDEATIALAARGEDLADLCASAARVRDAGLEAAGRRGPTGRLPVSYSRKVFIPVTHLCRDTCHYCTFVTVPGKLRAAGAGMYLEPDEILDIARRGADLGCKEALFTLGDRPEARWPEARQWLDERGYDSTLDYLRAMSIRVLEETGLLPHLNPGVMSWSELSRLKPVAPSMGMMLETTSTRLFETKGEAHHGSPDKDPAVRMRTLVDAGRLSIPFTTGLLIGIGENLRERAETIHAIRRVHKEFGHIQEVIVQNFRAKPDTAMRAVPDAGIEDFLAAIAVTRLVLGPAMRVQAPPNLVSAAECRALIGAGIDDWGGVSPLTPDHVNPERPWPALDSLAEMTGETGYDLVQRLTAHPKYVHGGAAWIDPRVRAHVDALADPDTGWAREVNPVGIPWQEPDEATQSLGRTDLHAAIDADGRLTETRSDIDSAFGDWESVRDRVHELAARAPERVDTDVLAALRSAERDPGGCSDDEYLALATADGPALEAVAALADSLRRDVVGDEVTYVVNRNINFTNICYTGCRFCAFAQRKGDADAYSLSAEEVGERAWEAHVAGATEVCMQGGIDPELPVTGYADLVRAVKARVPSMHVHAFSPMEIANGVTRSGISLREWLIGLREAGLGSIPGTAAEILDDEVRWVLTKGKLPTSEWIEIVSTAHEVGLRSSSTMMYGHVDTPAHWVGHLNVLRGIQDRTGGFTEFVPLPFVHQSAPLYLAGAARPGPTHRDNRAVHALARIMLHGRIPNIQTSWVKLGAERTRVMLRGGANDLGGTLMEETISRMAGSEYGSAKTVAELVDIAEGIGRPARQRTTTYGNCEAHTGA is encoded by the coding sequence ATGCCGCTCGGTGCCGCCGCGCCCAGTGCCGCGGTGCCCAGTGCCGCGGCGATGCGCCGGGTGCTGCGCCGCGCCCGCGACGGGGTGGCCCTCAACGTCGACGAGGCCACCATCGCCCTGGCCGCCCGCGGCGAGGACCTGGCCGACCTGTGCGCCAGCGCCGCCCGGGTCCGCGACGCCGGGCTGGAGGCCGCCGGCCGCCGCGGCCCGACCGGCCGGCTGCCGGTCAGCTACTCGCGCAAGGTGTTCATCCCGGTCACCCACCTGTGTCGCGACACCTGCCACTACTGCACCTTCGTCACCGTGCCGGGCAAACTGCGCGCCGCCGGGGCGGGCATGTACCTGGAGCCCGACGAGATCCTCGACATCGCCCGCCGCGGCGCCGACCTCGGCTGCAAGGAGGCGCTGTTCACCCTCGGCGACCGACCCGAGGCGCGCTGGCCCGAGGCCCGGCAGTGGCTCGACGAACGCGGCTACGACTCCACCCTGGACTACCTGCGCGCCATGAGCATCCGGGTGCTGGAGGAGACCGGCCTGCTGCCGCATCTGAATCCCGGGGTGATGAGCTGGTCGGAACTGTCCCGGCTCAAACCCGTTGCGCCGTCGATGGGGATGATGCTGGAGACCACCTCGACCCGGTTGTTTGAAACCAAGGGCGAGGCGCACCACGGCAGCCCGGACAAGGATCCCGCGGTGCGGATGCGCACCCTGGTCGACGCCGGCCGGCTGTCGATTCCGTTCACCACCGGGCTGCTGATCGGGATCGGCGAGAACCTGCGCGAGCGGGCCGAGACCATCCACGCCATCCGGCGGGTGCACAAGGAGTTCGGGCACATCCAGGAAGTGATCGTGCAGAACTTCCGGGCCAAGCCCGACACCGCGATGCGCGCGGTGCCCGACGCCGGCATCGAGGACTTCCTGGCCGCCATCGCGGTGACCCGGCTGGTGCTCGGCCCGGCGATGCGGGTCCAGGCGCCGCCGAACCTGGTCTCCGCGGCCGAATGCCGGGCGCTGATCGGTGCGGGCATCGACGACTGGGGCGGGGTGTCCCCGCTGACCCCGGACCACGTGAACCCCGAAAGGCCTTGGCCCGCACTGGATTCGCTGGCCGAGATGACCGGCGAGACCGGCTACGACCTGGTGCAGCGGCTGACCGCGCACCCCAAATACGTGCACGGCGGGGCGGCCTGGATCGACCCGCGGGTGCGCGCGCACGTCGACGCGCTGGCCGACCCGGACACCGGCTGGGCCCGCGAGGTCAACCCGGTCGGCATCCCGTGGCAGGAGCCGGACGAGGCCACCCAATCCCTGGGCCGCACCGACCTGCACGCCGCAATCGACGCCGACGGCCGGCTGACCGAGACCCGCAGCGACATCGACAGTGCCTTCGGGGACTGGGAGTCGGTGCGCGACCGGGTGCACGAGCTGGCCGCCCGGGCGCCCGAGCGGGTCGACACCGACGTGCTCGCCGCGCTGCGCTCGGCCGAACGCGACCCGGGCGGCTGCAGCGACGACGAGTATCTGGCGTTGGCGACGGCCGACGGGCCCGCCCTGGAAGCCGTTGCTGCCCTTGCCGATTCGCTGCGCCGCGACGTCGTCGGCGACGAGGTCACCTACGTCGTCAACCGCAACATCAACTTCACCAACATCTGCTACACCGGCTGCCGGTTCTGCGCGTTCGCCCAGCGCAAGGGCGACGCCGACGCCTACTCGCTGTCGGCGGAGGAGGTTGGCGAGCGGGCCTGGGAGGCGCACGTCGCCGGGGCCACCGAGGTGTGCATGCAGGGCGGCATTGATCCGGAACTGCCCGTCACCGGGTACGCCGACCTGGTCCGCGCGGTGAAGGCCCGGGTGCCCTCGATGCACGTGCACGCCTTCTCGCCGATGGAGATCGCCAACGGGGTGACCCGCAGCGGAATCTCGTTGCGGGAGTGGCTGATCGGGCTGCGCGAGGCCGGGCTCGGCTCCATTCCCGGCACCGCGGCGGAGATCCTCGACGACGAGGTCCGCTGGGTGCTGACCAAGGGCAAGCTGCCGACCTCGGAGTGGATCGAGATCGTCAGCACCGCCCACGAGGTGGGCCTGCGGTCCAGTTCGACGATGATGTACGGGCACGTCGACACCCCGGCGCACTGGGTCGGCCACCTCAACGTGCTGCGCGGGATCCAGGACCGCACCGGCGGTTTCACCGAGTTCGTGCCGCTGCCGTTCGTGCACCAGTCCGCGCCGCTGTACCTGGCCGGCGCGGCCCGGCCGGGGCCGACGCATCGCGACAACCGGGCGGTGCACGCGCTGGCCCGGATCATGCTGCACGGCAGAATCCCCAACATTCAGACCAGCTGGGTCAAGCTCGGCGCCGAGCGCACCCGGGTGATGCTGCGCGGCGGGGCCAATGATCTGGGCGGCACCCTGATGGAGGAGACCATCTCGCGGATGGCGGGCTCGGAGTACGGGTCGGCCAAGACCGTCGCCGAGCTGGTCGACATCGCCGAGGGCATTGGCCGCCCGGCGCGCCAGCGCACCACCACCTACGGGAACTGCGAGGCGCACACCGGGGCGTAG
- a CDS encoding helix-turn-helix transcriptional regulator: MRAAGRRGDVLAMLRAADGPRSITAIADQLDVHPNTVRFHLDALLESGQVQRSAPTVTGPGRPAQLFVATAGMDPGGPRHYRLLAEALTESVARGPDPVRQAQLAGEVVGLRLGAARGDGGNRPVAQLVGLLDDLGFAPEPDDARIRLRHCPFLEVARAHPEVVCPLHLGLMQGAMQAWAAPMSVATLTPFAQPDLCVAELTGVGR; encoded by the coding sequence ATGAGGGCCGCCGGGCGGCGCGGTGATGTGCTGGCGATGCTGCGCGCCGCCGACGGCCCGCGCAGCATCACCGCGATCGCCGACCAGCTAGACGTGCACCCGAACACGGTGCGGTTTCACCTGGACGCGCTGCTGGAGAGTGGCCAGGTGCAGCGGTCGGCGCCGACGGTGACCGGCCCGGGGCGCCCGGCGCAGCTGTTCGTCGCGACCGCGGGGATGGATCCCGGCGGGCCGCGGCACTACCGGCTGCTGGCCGAGGCGCTGACCGAATCGGTGGCCCGCGGCCCCGACCCGGTGCGCCAGGCTCAGCTGGCCGGGGAGGTCGTCGGCCTGCGGCTGGGCGCCGCGCGCGGGGACGGCGGCAATCGGCCGGTCGCGCAGCTGGTCGGTCTGCTCGATGACCTCGGGTTCGCCCCCGAACCTGATGATGCGCGAATCAGGTTGCGGCACTGCCCTTTTCTTGAGGTGGCGCGCGCACACCCGGAGGTGGTCTGCCCGCTGCACCTGGGCCTGATGCAGGGCGCGATGCAGGCCTGGGCGGCGCCGATGTCGGTGGCGACGCTGACCCCGTTCGCGCAGCCGGATCTGTGTGTCGCCGAACTGACGGGAGTGGGACGATGA
- the fdxA gene encoding ferredoxin: MAYVIAQPCADVKDKACVEECPVDCIYEGARALYIHPDECVDCGACEPVCPVEAIYYEDDLPEEYVGYQDDNAAFFAETLPGRDAPLGSPGGAAKLGAVDADGPLVAGLPPQEQ; the protein is encoded by the coding sequence ATGGCATACGTGATTGCTCAACCCTGCGCCGACGTCAAGGACAAGGCCTGCGTCGAGGAATGTCCGGTCGACTGCATCTACGAGGGCGCCCGCGCCCTCTACATCCACCCCGATGAGTGCGTGGACTGCGGCGCCTGCGAACCGGTCTGCCCGGTCGAGGCGATCTACTACGAGGACGACCTGCCCGAGGAGTACGTCGGCTACCAGGACGACAACGCCGCCTTCTTCGCCGAGACGCTGCCCGGCCGCGACGCCCCGCTCGGTTCGCCCGGCGGTGCGGCCAAGCTCGGCGCGGTCGACGCCGACGGGCCGCTGGTGGCCGGACTGCCGCCGCAGGAGCAATGA
- a CDS encoding pirin family protein, which produces MSNLDSSPVETVCGPSSAPAVELLRPREVPLGGPRAMMVRRTLPQRQRSLIGAWCFADHYGPQDVRSTGGMDVAPHPHTGLQTVSWLFRGEIEHRDSNGIHAMVRPGELNLMTAGAGICHSEVSTPATTVLHGLQLWVALPDAARNTAPDFAHHVPPPVRVDGVTLRVFLGELAGDRSPVHTFSPLLGAQLDLPGRTAIQLEVDESFEHGVLLDRGVIEVADQPLESGDLTYHGPGRRELTIRNTGEQPARAILLGGAPLHEKLLMWWNFVGRSHDEIVEYRRLWESHDKRFGSVEGYLGSPARLPAPPLPTTRLRPRSTGGR; this is translated from the coding sequence ATGAGCAACCTTGATTCATCCCCCGTTGAAACGGTGTGCGGCCCGTCGTCGGCACCGGCGGTGGAACTGCTGCGGCCGCGCGAGGTGCCGTTGGGCGGGCCGCGCGCCATGATGGTGCGCCGCACCCTTCCGCAGCGGCAGCGCTCGCTGATCGGGGCCTGGTGCTTCGCCGACCACTACGGCCCGCAGGATGTCCGCAGCACCGGCGGGATGGATGTGGCCCCGCACCCGCACACCGGGTTGCAGACGGTCAGTTGGCTGTTCCGCGGCGAGATCGAGCACCGCGACAGCAACGGCATCCATGCGATGGTGCGCCCCGGTGAGCTGAACCTGATGACCGCCGGGGCGGGCATCTGCCACTCGGAGGTGTCGACCCCGGCCACCACGGTGTTGCACGGCCTGCAGCTCTGGGTTGCGCTGCCCGACGCGGCCCGCAACACCGCCCCGGATTTCGCTCACCATGTGCCGCCGCCGGTGCGCGTCGACGGCGTCACCCTGCGGGTTTTCCTCGGCGAACTGGCCGGCGACCGGTCCCCGGTGCACACCTTCTCGCCGCTGCTGGGCGCCCAGCTTGACCTGCCGGGCCGCACCGCGATCCAGCTCGAGGTCGACGAGTCCTTCGAGCACGGCGTGCTGCTCGACCGCGGCGTCATCGAGGTGGCCGACCAGCCGCTGGAATCCGGCGATTTGACCTACCACGGGCCCGGCCGCCGGGAGCTGACCATCCGCAACACCGGCGAGCAGCCGGCCCGGGCGATCCTGCTCGGCGGTGCGCCGCTGCACGAGAAACTGTTGATGTGGTGGAACTTCGTCGGCCGCAGCCACGACGAGATCGTCGAGTATCGCCGGCTCTGGGAGTCGCACGACAAGCGGTTCGGATCGGTCGAGGGCTACCTCGGCTCGCCGGCCCGGCTGCCGGCGCCGCCGCTGCCCACCACCCGGCTGCGTCCCCGCTCGACCGGCGGTCGCTGA